Proteins from a genomic interval of Chitinophagales bacterium:
- a CDS encoding TMEM175 family protein yields MTTNRLEAFSDGVLAIIITIMVLEMKVPEGTSFSALKDVLPVFLTYVGSFIYIGIYWNNHHHLMHATGKVNGKILWANLNLLFWLSLFPFVTGWMGENHFEKNPVALYGLVLFMAAIAYKLLSYVVIQNEGESSILATAYKGDIKGTSSIFIYFIGILASYFFPVISILLYIAVAIMWFIPDKRIEVTLKD; encoded by the coding sequence ATGACAACCAATAGATTAGAAGCATTTAGTGATGGCGTATTGGCCATCATCATCACGATTATGGTATTGGAAATGAAAGTTCCTGAGGGAACAAGTTTTTCGGCACTCAAGGATGTGTTGCCTGTTTTCCTAACCTATGTTGGGAGTTTTATTTACATAGGCATTTATTGGAACAATCACCACCACTTAATGCACGCAACAGGAAAGGTGAATGGTAAAATTCTTTGGGCGAATTTGAATTTATTGTTTTGGTTGTCTTTGTTTCCTTTTGTAACAGGTTGGATGGGAGAAAATCATTTTGAGAAAAATCCAGTTGCGTTATATGGCTTAGTTTTATTCATGGCAGCTATTGCCTACAAACTATTGAGTTATGTGGTTATTCAAAATGAGGGTGAATCTTCGATTTTAGCAACCGCCTATAAAGGTGACATTAAAGGAACATCATCCATTTTCATCTATTTTATAGGAATTTTGGCATCCTATTTTTTTCCTGTTATTAGTATTTTATTGTATATCGCAGTGGCGATTATGTGGTTTATCCCTGACAAAAGAATTGAAGTGACTTTGAAGGACTAA
- a CDS encoding family 20 glycosylhydrolase: protein MKHSIPLFVTIFGFLFLLLFSCNENQQSITPKKVGHNLYSAKDFTLKWKLLTNFADKKEAQSLAQFTLINRSDHTLENENWAMYFNQSPRKIVKDSVTNNVLIQQINGDFYRISPTQDFELQKGDTLTIQYEMHGSMIKVADAPCGVYMVFNEGKDNQAIIPIEDYEIEAFNTPEQLNRFTYDQTPIPTHASIFADNSKLSLLPSKDLLKVIPTPFQVGNSVGTMEIDRSFSIQHEVGLRKEALFLAQKMEVVLGAKMRIEVGNTKTRKAIHLKRDTTLQVNGVSTEAYHLKFTEDEGISITGNDGHGIFYGIQSLLALLPVEAYKTPMETLKIPMITLLDAPRFPYRAIYLDAARNFHKKEAIFKMLNIMAFYKLNTLVLGLSNDEGWRLEIEGLAELTEIGAFRGHTLTDTAFLHPSYGSGAFTDAEKSYGSGYYSRRDFIEILQYAQDRHIKVIPEINFPGHARAAVKAMNVRYERLKRAGKEEAAKEFLLVDLADTSRYESVQHYPDNVVNICQSSAYRFYEKVIDEVIKLYQQAGMSLTTIHTGGDEVPDGVWKGSPACYELNRRTDETAVDPDLRVYFVRGLAQMFAERNLTLAGWEEIAMKKDTSGRYIANPDLVDNNLLPYVWNNLWGNQDLGYRLANAGYPVVLCNVTNLYFDLAYDKHPEEPGQYWGGFVNTRKAYEFSPYDVFHSTTHDPMGRPFDIVEDYKDMERLLPENQKNIIGIQAQLWSETIKGQEMLEYYLLPKMIGLAERAWAGQPEWVRIENDVLREAALESAWNVFANTLGQRELPRLNYIFKGFNFRVPPVGFVVGEDSLLRANVAFPSLQIRYTTDGSEPTMESELYRDSLKVGENVRMRAFDLRGRGSLEY, encoded by the coding sequence ATGAAACACTCCATTCCTTTATTTGTCACAATCTTTGGCTTTTTGTTCTTATTGTTATTTTCCTGCAATGAAAATCAACAATCAATTACTCCAAAAAAAGTAGGACACAATCTCTATTCTGCAAAAGATTTCACCCTCAAATGGAAACTCCTCACCAATTTTGCGGATAAAAAAGAGGCGCAATCTTTGGCACAATTTACACTCATCAACCGCAGTGACCATACTTTAGAAAATGAAAACTGGGCGATGTACTTCAATCAGTCGCCACGCAAAATAGTGAAGGATTCTGTGACAAACAATGTACTGATTCAACAAATCAATGGTGATTTTTACCGAATATCACCTACCCAAGATTTTGAATTGCAGAAAGGAGATACCTTGACGATTCAATATGAAATGCACGGTTCGATGATAAAAGTTGCCGATGCTCCTTGTGGTGTCTATATGGTCTTCAATGAAGGCAAAGACAATCAGGCAATTATTCCGATTGAAGACTACGAAATTGAAGCATTTAATACGCCCGAACAACTCAACCGATTTACCTACGACCAAACACCGATTCCAACACACGCTTCCATCTTTGCAGATAATTCTAAACTGAGTTTGCTGCCTTCAAAGGACTTATTGAAGGTCATTCCAACGCCATTTCAAGTCGGCAATTCTGTGGGAACGATGGAGATAGACCGTTCTTTTTCGATTCAACATGAGGTAGGTTTGCGGAAAGAAGCCCTGTTTTTGGCGCAAAAAATGGAAGTTGTTTTAGGCGCAAAAATGCGAATTGAAGTCGGCAATACCAAAACCCGTAAGGCGATTCACCTCAAACGTGATACTACATTGCAGGTCAATGGTGTAAGTACAGAAGCCTACCATTTGAAGTTTACAGAAGACGAAGGTATCAGCATTACAGGCAATGATGGACACGGGATTTTTTATGGTATTCAAAGCCTTCTTGCTTTGTTGCCCGTTGAAGCCTACAAAACTCCAATGGAAACCCTCAAAATTCCCATGATTACCCTCTTGGATGCCCCCCGTTTTCCGTATCGAGCCATTTATTTGGATGCCGCCCGAAATTTTCATAAAAAAGAGGCCATCTTCAAAATGCTGAATATCATGGCTTTTTACAAACTCAATACGCTTGTTTTGGGCTTGAGCAACGATGAAGGATGGCGATTGGAGATTGAAGGTTTAGCAGAATTGACTGAAATTGGAGCGTTTAGAGGTCATACACTGACGGATACAGCTTTTCTACATCCGTCTTATGGTTCAGGGGCTTTTACTGATGCCGAAAAATCGTATGGAAGCGGTTATTATTCTCGCCGTGATTTTATCGAAATTTTGCAGTATGCACAAGACCGACATATTAAGGTCATTCCTGAAATCAATTTTCCTGGTCATGCACGGGCAGCCGTCAAAGCGATGAATGTACGTTATGAACGATTGAAGCGAGCAGGGAAAGAGGAAGCGGCTAAGGAATTTTTGTTGGTGGATTTGGCGGATACGTCACGCTATGAATCGGTGCAACATTATCCCGACAATGTGGTAAATATCTGTCAGTCTTCTGCTTACCGATTTTATGAGAAGGTGATAGATGAAGTTATCAAACTATATCAACAAGCGGGAATGTCTTTAACTACTATTCACACAGGCGGCGACGAAGTGCCTGATGGTGTGTGGAAAGGTTCACCTGCCTGCTACGAATTAAATCGAAGAACAGACGAAACTGCTGTTGATCCAGATTTGCGGGTCTATTTTGTGCGTGGACTTGCTCAGATGTTTGCCGAGCGCAATTTGACTTTGGCAGGCTGGGAGGAAATCGCCATGAAAAAAGATACGAGTGGTCGCTACATTGCGAATCCCGATTTGGTGGACAATAACTTACTGCCTTATGTGTGGAACAACCTTTGGGGCAATCAAGATTTGGGCTATCGTTTGGCAAATGCTGGTTATCCTGTTGTTCTCTGCAATGTAACCAACCTTTATTTCGACTTAGCTTATGACAAACATCCCGAAGAACCTGGGCAGTATTGGGGCGGTTTTGTGAATACCCGAAAGGCGTATGAGTTTTCGCCCTACGATGTGTTTCACTCAACGACACACGACCCGATGGGTAGGCCTTTCGACATTGTGGAAGACTACAAAGACATGGAGAGGCTACTGCCTGAAAATCAAAAAAATATCATTGGTATTCAGGCGCAACTTTGGAGCGAAACCATCAAAGGGCAGGAGATGCTGGAATATTACCTCCTTCCCAAAATGATTGGTTTGGCAGAAAGGGCTTGGGCTGGGCAACCTGAATGGGTTCGAATCGAAAACGATGTATTGCGTGAAGCGGCGTTGGAAAGTGCGTGGAATGTGTTTGCAAATACACTTGGACAGCGTGAGTTGCCTCGCTTGAATTACATTTTCAAGGGCTTCAATTTCCGTGTGCCACCTGTGGGTTTTGTGGTGGGTGAGGATAGTTTGTTGCGGGCAAATGTGGCTTTTCCTAGTTTGCAGATTCGCTATACTACGGATGGAAGTGAACCGACTATGGAGTCGGAATTGTATCGGGATTCATTGAAGGTTGGAGAAAATGTGAGAATGAGGGCTTTTGATTTGAGGGGAAGGGGGAGTTTGGAGTATTGA
- a CDS encoding restriction endonuclease subunit S, which translates to MVENIKNEIPTSWIIRKLSDVATIIMGQAPDGKSYNSSENGVPFIAGAGDLGELYPTTKRWTTSPTSLSKKNDIIFCIRATIGELNFSDKEYCLGRGVAGIRANENLVDTFFLYYWLKLNKERFINKGTGTTFLQIRKKDLANSLVYIPTLPEQKAIVKILQQAERLKELRKLADKKIKQLKSDLFYDIFLRDQGALNSWGKIPLEKMTTKITSGSRGWSKYYSDQGARFIRVQDISNGEINSDNPQMITPPDTAAKERSLIFANDILISIVGSTGKIALFSDDIGEAYVSQNVAIIRLNEGYSPLYVSSYLRHPMGGMRDIIKLSYGQTQPTIGLNHLAKIRIPVPPKDLIDKLNLIYEQYFLLRNAAIFSNKRLETLNDSLKIQAFTGKLTQGFRQKEQFSITTHAKLRDETLQLKSTSKSILQTDESTDLLLITINYLSEDQQEILDSIKGTEGYILAENDFNDLDLPPNQVQRNLDLLAEIGLIKSVNIPVAPGEIGHVFYTAAYRSLKEEDDTKLADMDNLEKETII; encoded by the coding sequence ATGGTGGAAAATATCAAAAATGAGATACCAACATCTTGGATAATCAGGAAACTATCTGATGTTGCTACAATTATCATGGGACAAGCACCAGATGGAAAGAGTTATAATTCTTCTGAAAATGGAGTACCTTTTATCGCAGGTGCAGGTGATTTAGGAGAATTGTACCCAACTACAAAACGGTGGACTACCTCACCAACTTCATTGAGTAAAAAAAATGATATTATATTTTGTATTCGGGCAACTATTGGAGAGTTAAATTTTTCTGATAAAGAATACTGTTTGGGTCGAGGAGTTGCAGGAATAAGAGCTAATGAAAATCTGGTCGATACCTTTTTTCTTTATTATTGGCTGAAATTGAACAAAGAAAGATTTATAAATAAAGGAACAGGAACTACTTTTTTACAAATTAGAAAAAAGGATTTAGCAAACTCACTTGTGTATATTCCAACTCTACCCGAACAAAAAGCAATTGTAAAAATTTTGCAACAAGCAGAGAGGTTGAAGGAGTTGCGGAAATTGGCAGATAAAAAAATCAAACAACTTAAATCTGATTTATTCTATGATATTTTTTTGAGAGACCAAGGCGCTTTAAATAGTTGGGGAAAAATTCCTTTGGAGAAAATGACTACAAAAATAACGAGTGGTTCACGAGGATGGAGTAAATATTATTCAGACCAAGGAGCAAGATTTATTAGAGTACAAGATATTTCTAATGGAGAAATTAATTCAGATAACCCTCAAATGATTACTCCTCCTGATACAGCTGCTAAAGAGAGGTCTCTGATTTTTGCAAATGATATTTTAATTTCAATTGTTGGCTCAACTGGAAAGATTGCTCTATTTTCAGATGATATAGGTGAGGCATATGTAAGTCAAAATGTAGCTATCATTAGATTAAATGAGGGATATTCACCATTATATGTGTCATCATATTTAAGACATCCAATGGGAGGTATGAGAGATATAATTAAATTAAGTTATGGACAAACCCAACCAACGATTGGATTAAATCATTTAGCAAAAATACGCATTCCAGTTCCTCCTAAAGATTTGATAGACAAACTAAATTTAATTTATGAACAATATTTTCTATTAAGAAATGCTGCTATTTTTTCAAATAAAAGATTGGAAACTCTTAATGATTCTCTGAAAATCCAAGCTTTTACAGGGAAGCTAACCCAAGGTTTTCGTCAAAAAGAGCAATTTTCTATAACCACTCACGCCAAATTAAGAGACGAAACTTTACAATTAAAATCTACTTCTAAATCTATTCTTCAAACCGATGAATCAACTGATTTATTGTTAATAACAATCAATTATCTAAGTGAAGATCAGCAAGAAATTTTAGACAGTATCAAAGGAACAGAAGGATACATTTTAGCAGAAAATGATTTTAACGACTTGGATTTACCTCCTAACCAAGTACAACGCAATTTGGATTTATTAGCAGAAATTGGATTAATTAAATCCGTTAATATTCCAGTTGCTCCAGGAGAAATTGGTCATGTTTTTTATACTGCTGCTTATCGTTCTTTAAAAGAAGAGGATGATACAAAATTGGCAGATATGGATAATCTGGAAAAAGAGACGATTATATGA
- a CDS encoding N-6 DNA methylase has translation MLSPKIRSKVYSLWTKFWSSGMTNPLTSIEQITYLIFLKQLEILDAERIENGLHSIYSSRDFGNEKCKLPHHGDDNYDKDNEICHGHASCKWSVIKEKGSPIHLRDIVFPWLRELDTTLKKLSGESDELLSTTRYMEDAFFQLPKEKERTLQAAIKTIDELFQDVGSRSANADLMGDIFEHMLERIQSSGQNGQFRTPRHIIRFLINLLKPELGSKILDPAVGTAGFLVNSIQYLREQLTPPEQIVYEWNGTPHRLKNPTQEEIQQYFTGQNFVGYDMDRTMVRIGWMNLILHGVENPKIERRDALSQSLPDEESISYDYILANPPYSGSIDKGDIHRNRFPPNPKNKRITGTDDIEPITDKTELLFIWLILDLLKVGGKAAVIVPEGLLFGSSLAHKALRKELLLEHKMHAVISLPGGVFEPYSGVKTSIIYFEKCEPRTNKTDAPNSEKVWFYEITADGYTLDKKRTEQPNSDNDIWDAQYKYDNETSNPKTYYQPEISPARWRVVDDKVVELFPHLAEREGEILGIDERFPTENNGEPLPANPEEAKVIITKKGTSQLKQMYHDFVGQARADAEEANANKTEKADKRRVVKKAFDEKLKELIRVIKEQREKILEEAYNREGGFGRQAFKISQDEADSYILDLIKKWTSAIVNDESLTGIGGSDTENDWQTEVMDLLKIFAQLDGYDVMLKSSPPLPQEELLETRKGWYAPVRVWVEQEAWENEDGSIKGSHDANGKVRPEYITAQFDEDKEELNTDALDIDCIEANDFNISAGRYKPFELEIDDIEPPAEIIKAIQGLEKEILVGLDSLLTMVQEN, from the coding sequence ATGCTTTCACCAAAAATACGCTCAAAAGTTTATAGTCTCTGGACAAAATTTTGGTCATCTGGAATGACCAATCCACTTACTTCTATTGAGCAAATCACCTATTTGATTTTTCTCAAGCAACTGGAAATATTGGACGCAGAACGAATAGAAAACGGCTTGCATTCTATTTACAGTTCTCGTGATTTTGGGAATGAAAAATGTAAACTTCCACATCATGGAGATGATAATTATGATAAAGATAATGAGATTTGTCATGGTCATGCTTCTTGTAAGTGGAGTGTAATAAAAGAAAAAGGAAGCCCAATACATTTGAGAGATATTGTATTTCCTTGGTTGAGAGAGTTAGATACGACTTTGAAAAAATTGAGTGGAGAAAGCGATGAGTTACTTTCTACTACTCGATATATGGAAGATGCTTTTTTCCAACTTCCAAAAGAAAAAGAGCGGACGCTTCAAGCAGCTATCAAAACTATTGATGAACTTTTTCAAGATGTGGGCAGCCGTAGTGCAAATGCAGATTTAATGGGTGATATTTTTGAACATATGTTGGAGCGCATCCAATCTTCTGGTCAAAATGGACAATTTAGAACGCCTCGCCATATTATACGATTTTTAATCAATTTATTAAAACCTGAACTTGGTTCAAAGATTTTGGATCCTGCGGTTGGAACGGCTGGCTTTTTGGTCAATAGTATCCAGTATTTGAGAGAACAATTAACACCGCCCGAACAAATTGTTTATGAATGGAACGGTACACCGCATAGATTAAAAAATCCTACGCAAGAAGAGATACAGCAATATTTTACAGGACAGAATTTTGTAGGGTATGACATGGATAGAACAATGGTTCGTATCGGATGGATGAATTTAATTTTGCATGGTGTTGAAAATCCAAAAATTGAGCGTAGAGACGCGCTTAGTCAATCTCTGCCCGATGAAGAAAGCATAAGTTACGATTATATTTTAGCAAACCCACCTTATTCTGGCAGTATTGATAAAGGCGACATTCATAGAAATAGGTTTCCGCCAAATCCAAAAAATAAGAGAATAACTGGCACAGATGATATAGAACCGATAACTGATAAGACAGAATTATTATTTATCTGGCTGATTTTAGATTTATTAAAAGTTGGTGGAAAAGCAGCGGTAATTGTACCAGAAGGATTATTATTTGGGTCAAGTTTGGCACATAAAGCACTTAGAAAAGAACTATTGTTGGAGCATAAAATGCACGCTGTCATTTCCTTGCCAGGAGGTGTATTTGAGCCTTATAGTGGGGTTAAAACATCTATTATTTATTTTGAAAAATGTGAACCTCGTACTAATAAAACGGATGCTCCTAATTCTGAAAAGGTCTGGTTTTATGAAATAACTGCCGATGGTTATACACTCGACAAAAAACGGACTGAACAACCTAATTCCGACAATGATATTTGGGATGCTCAATATAAGTATGATAACGAAACATCTAATCCAAAAACTTATTATCAACCTGAAATTAGTCCTGCTCGGTGGCGAGTAGTAGATGATAAAGTAGTAGAGTTATTTCCTCATTTAGCAGAAAGAGAAGGTGAAATATTAGGTATTGATGAACGCTTTCCTACTGAAAATAATGGTGAGCCTTTACCTGCCAACCCTGAAGAAGCTAAGGTAATTATTACTAAAAAGGGTACAAGTCAATTAAAGCAAATGTACCACGATTTTGTAGGACAGGCAAGAGCAGACGCAGAAGAAGCAAATGCTAATAAAACGGAAAAGGCAGATAAACGCAGAGTGGTAAAAAAAGCATTTGATGAGAAATTAAAAGAACTCATCAGAGTAATCAAGGAACAACGAGAGAAAATTTTAGAAGAAGCCTATAATCGGGAAGGCGGCTTTGGTCGTCAGGCTTTCAAAATCAGTCAGGATGAAGCAGATAGTTATATTTTGGATTTGATAAAAAAATGGACTTCTGCTATTGTCAATGATGAAAGCTTAACAGGCATTGGAGGAAGTGATACCGAAAATGATTGGCAAACTGAAGTAATGGATTTGCTTAAAATATTTGCTCAATTGGATGGCTATGATGTGATGTTAAAAAGCAGTCCACCACTTCCGCAAGAAGAATTATTGGAAACTCGAAAAGGTTGGTATGCACCTGTTCGAGTGTGGGTAGAACAGGAAGCTTGGGAAAATGAAGACGGTTCAATAAAGGGCAGTCACGACGCAAATGGTAAAGTTCGCCCTGAATATATCACAGCACAATTTGATGAAGATAAAGAGGAGTTGAATACTGATGCCTTGGATATTGATTGTATTGAAGCGAATGATTTTAATATTTCGGCTGGGAGATATAAACCTTTTGAATTGGAAATTGATGATATTGAGCCGCCTGCGGAAATAATTAAAGCTATTCAGGGATTGGAAAAGGAGATTTTGGTGGGATTAGATAGTTTATTAACAATGGTTCAAGAAAATTAA
- the mqnE gene encoding aminofutalosine synthase MqnE yields MLETIINNPTLDPRFKRIAEKVQDGERIDFEEGVLLYEKAELGYLGALANYIREKKHGDMTYFNRNFHIEPTNLCIYTCKFCSYSRLIKQRDEGWVYTEDEMMDIVKSYDGKPVTEVHIVGGVLPHMNMEFFTSLIRRIKAHRPDLHIKGFTPVELFYMFKKAKLSYTDGLQQLKDAGYESMPGGGAEIFDEEIREIICKDKCNSEQWLAIHEAAHGLDIPTNATMLYGHIEKYHHRVDHMNRLRTLQDKTGGFNCFIPLKFRNSNNEMSHIPEVNVLEDLRNYAVARIYMDNFPHLKAYWPMIGRETAQLSLAFGVNDIDGTIDDTTKIYSMAGSEEQNPALTTKQLVKLIKNVGRRPIERNTVYDTLKDYTDEVFEEPKDVFIDLPVINN; encoded by the coding sequence ATGTTAGAAACCATCATCAACAATCCCACTTTAGATCCCCGCTTCAAACGCATTGCTGAAAAGGTGCAAGATGGAGAACGTATTGATTTTGAAGAAGGTGTCCTTTTGTACGAAAAGGCAGAGTTGGGCTATTTGGGTGCTTTGGCAAATTACATACGTGAGAAAAAGCACGGAGATATGACCTATTTCAACCGCAATTTTCACATCGAACCTACCAATTTGTGCATTTATACCTGCAAATTTTGTTCGTATTCTCGATTGATTAAGCAGCGAGATGAGGGTTGGGTATATACAGAGGACGAAATGATGGACATTGTGAAAAGTTACGATGGTAAGCCTGTCACAGAAGTGCATATCGTTGGAGGCGTATTGCCACACATGAATATGGAATTTTTCACAAGTTTGATTCGCCGCATCAAGGCGCACCGCCCTGATTTGCACATCAAAGGTTTTACTCCTGTCGAGCTGTTTTACATGTTCAAAAAAGCCAAACTGAGCTATACCGATGGTTTGCAACAATTGAAGGATGCTGGCTATGAGTCCATGCCTGGAGGCGGTGCGGAGATTTTTGACGAGGAAATTCGAGAGATTATCTGCAAGGATAAGTGCAATTCAGAGCAATGGTTGGCGATTCACGAAGCAGCGCATGGACTGGACATTCCTACCAATGCAACGATGCTGTATGGACACATCGAAAAGTACCATCATCGAGTCGACCACATGAATCGCCTACGCACTTTGCAGGACAAAACAGGTGGTTTTAACTGCTTCATTCCATTGAAGTTCCGAAACTCTAACAATGAAATGTCGCATATTCCAGAGGTGAATGTGCTGGAGGATTTGCGGAATTATGCGGTAGCTCGTATTTACATGGACAATTTTCCGCATTTGAAAGCATATTGGCCTATGATTGGCCGAGAAACGGCGCAGTTGTCTTTGGCTTTTGGAGTAAATGATATTGATGGTACGATTGACGATACGACAAAAATTTACTCTATGGCGGGTTCAGAAGAACAAAACCCTGCTTTGACAACCAAGCAACTGGTCAAATTGATTAAAAATGTGGGTCGTCGTCCTATTGAAAGAAATACGGTCTATGACACATTGAAGGACTACACAGACGAAGTTTTTGAAGAACCGAAAGATGTTTTTATAGATTTGCCTGTGATTAATAATTGA
- a CDS encoding histidine phosphatase family protein — protein MNLVKELFVVRHGETDYNKAGIVQGRGINSSLNDKGRKQAQALFEGYKDHAFDAIYASALVRTHQTVEPFEALGYEILKSPNLDEIDWGVHEGKRGMPELREEYRQINQEWNNGNYHARIEGGESPFEVQTRLRLFFDDLHQKGHDKVLICSHGRTSRILFCLLLGWEMSEMEGFIHQNTGVAKLVAAGEKYELAFYNNVEHLGDS, from the coding sequence ATGAATTTAGTAAAAGAACTTTTTGTTGTTAGACACGGAGAAACGGATTACAACAAGGCGGGAATAGTGCAAGGAAGGGGTATTAATTCTTCTTTGAATGACAAGGGAAGAAAGCAAGCACAGGCATTGTTTGAGGGTTACAAAGACCATGCTTTTGATGCGATTTATGCATCTGCTTTGGTAAGAACGCATCAAACAGTTGAACCTTTTGAGGCTTTGGGATATGAAATTCTGAAATCCCCAAATTTGGATGAGATAGATTGGGGCGTGCATGAAGGGAAGAGAGGAATGCCTGAACTAAGGGAAGAATATAGACAAATCAATCAGGAGTGGAATAATGGGAACTACCATGCGAGAATTGAAGGAGGCGAAAGTCCTTTCGAAGTGCAAACTAGGTTGAGGTTATTTTTTGATGACCTTCACCAAAAGGGTCATGACAAGGTATTGATTTGTTCACATGGACGGACTTCTCGTATTTTATTTTGTTTGCTTTTGGGTTGGGAAATGTCTGAAATGGAGGGTTTTATACACCAAAATACAGGAGTGGCAAAATTGGTGGCGGCTGGCGAAAAGTATGAATTGGCTTTCTACAACAATGTGGAACATCTGGGTGATAGTTAG
- a CDS encoding menaquinone biosynthesis protein produces MYKLSAVSYLNTKPFLLGLENSPLKEVINLELAIPSKTAAHLIEGKVDIGLVPIAILPQLPQYEIITDYCIGAVGAVKTVAIYSQVPLQQVKTVYLDYHSRTSIRLAQILCEHYWQIYPNFLPAFNGYEDKIKGDAAGVIIGDRAIRLAKDYQYEYDLAEAWQEFTGLPFVFAAWVARKKITSDFVEGLNDAFRNGMSNIEEVAASYQSQYPNFDVLTYLQKHISYDLDASKREALELFLNYIESDVPELV; encoded by the coding sequence ATGTATAAATTATCAGCTGTTTCTTATCTCAATACAAAGCCATTTTTGTTGGGTTTAGAAAATTCACCATTGAAGGAGGTGATAAATCTCGAATTGGCGATACCCTCCAAAACGGCAGCGCATTTGATAGAAGGGAAAGTGGACATTGGTTTGGTTCCAATAGCTATTTTACCGCAATTGCCTCAGTACGAAATTATTACCGACTATTGTATTGGTGCTGTTGGAGCAGTCAAAACGGTGGCTATTTACAGTCAAGTTCCATTGCAGCAAGTGAAAACCGTTTATTTAGACTATCATTCTCGGACTTCCATACGACTCGCTCAGATATTGTGTGAGCATTATTGGCAAATATATCCCAATTTTTTACCTGCTTTCAATGGATATGAGGATAAAATAAAAGGAGATGCTGCTGGAGTAATCATTGGAGATAGAGCTATTCGATTGGCAAAAGACTACCAATATGAATATGATTTGGCAGAAGCTTGGCAAGAGTTTACAGGATTACCCTTCGTATTTGCAGCGTGGGTGGCTCGAAAAAAGATAACTTCTGATTTTGTAGAAGGGCTCAATGATGCATTTAGAAATGGCATGTCCAATATAGAAGAAGTAGCAGCATCTTACCAAAGTCAATATCCAAATTTTGATGTATTGACTTACCTTCAAAAACATATCAGTTATGATTTAGATGCATCAAAACGGGAGGCATTGGAGTTGTTTCTTAATTATATTGAATCAGATGTACCTGAGTTGGTATAA